Proteins encoded in a region of the Flavobacteriaceae bacterium HL-DH10 genome:
- a CDS encoding DUF1735 domain-containing protein produces MKKILIFLVLLSVLTSCYDEFRLDNEFSSVAFSSADGGSNETGVLWRTVVKGEGLKLDAGIYLAGILDNKNERWAEYQLDPSLLSGTDYTMLPANYYSLSNSSRFIIPAGETVGKVSIVLDSIQFLNDPLTTKMNYAIPFKLIETSEDSILSTQKTQILVLKYINKQEGFYNQNGDFETVAPGGETLNSGNISNVLKGSTIYLDSLEMNGLMNLIGDNYKMKLHVNADNSVSLEYSPNLEVDNSPKNIALDATVTSSYVAPWNSENAVKSGTDPASSAFTDQILAWGNYGAPSGPAAENWIEYDFGSTFSITMSEVYWAADGGGVVFPNKSYLEYWDLDLGEWKILYNNNVVNGVAVSEADYGVIDTGNDPDKYNVTSFDKIDTNKIRIYATPPAEFIGIHEWRVWGIPAPVGYESSPIASIVENGTNTYDPATGTFNLNYTVNYAFEEYTTNVSTEMVWRNRIRDGVNEWRP; encoded by the coding sequence ATGAAAAAAATATTAATATTTTTAGTATTACTTAGCGTTTTAACAAGCTGCTATGATGAATTTAGACTGGATAATGAGTTTTCTTCGGTAGCTTTTTCGAGTGCAGATGGTGGCTCTAATGAAACAGGAGTCTTATGGAGAACGGTAGTTAAAGGAGAAGGTTTAAAACTGGATGCCGGTATTTATTTAGCCGGTATCCTGGATAATAAAAATGAAAGATGGGCTGAATACCAATTGGATCCAAGCCTACTTAGTGGCACAGATTACACGATGCTACCTGCAAATTACTACAGTTTAAGTAATTCAAGCAGATTCATTATTCCAGCTGGAGAAACTGTAGGTAAAGTATCGATTGTTTTAGATTCAATTCAATTTTTAAACGATCCACTAACAACAAAAATGAATTATGCGATTCCTTTTAAATTAATTGAAACTTCAGAGGATAGTATATTGAGTACTCAAAAAACTCAAATACTTGTTTTAAAGTACATTAATAAGCAAGAAGGTTTTTATAATCAAAATGGTGATTTTGAAACGGTTGCTCCAGGTGGAGAGACTTTAAATAGCGGTAATATTAGTAACGTACTAAAAGGCAGTACCATATACTTAGATTCACTTGAAATGAATGGTTTAATGAATTTAATAGGTGATAATTATAAAATGAAATTGCATGTAAACGCAGATAATTCGGTTTCATTAGAATATAGTCCAAACCTAGAGGTAGACAATTCTCCAAAAAACATAGCCTTAGATGCCACAGTAACTTCCTCATATGTTGCACCTTGGAATAGTGAAAATGCTGTAAAAAGCGGTACTGATCCTGCAAGCTCTGCTTTTACAGATCAAATATTAGCTTGGGGTAACTATGGCGCTCCTTCTGGACCTGCTGCTGAGAATTGGATTGAGTATGATTTTGGCTCAACATTTTCTATAACTATGTCTGAAGTGTATTGGGCAGCAGATGGTGGTGGAGTTGTATTTCCTAATAAATCTTATCTTGAATATTGGGATTTAGATTTAGGTGAATGGAAAATACTTTACAACAATAACGTTGTTAATGGCGTGGCTGTATCAGAAGCAGATTATGGTGTTATCGACACAGGTAATGACCCTGATAAATATAACGTTACCAGTTTTGATAAAATTGATACAAATAAAATTCGCATTTATGCAACGCCTCCAGCTGAATTTATAGGTATTCACGAATGGAGAGTTTGGGGTATTCCTGCGCCAGTAGGTTACGAAAGTTCTCCTATAGCAAGTATTGTAGAGAATGGTACTAACACTTACGATCCTGCTACAGGAACCTTTAATTTAAACTATACAGTAAACTACGCTTTTGAAGAATACACAACAAATGTTTCGACAGAAATGGTTTGGAGAAATAGAATTAGAGATGGTGTAAATGAGTGGAGGCCTTAA
- a CDS encoding RagB/SusD family nutrient uptake outer membrane protein — protein sequence MKHKIYYYLIFGIFLTSCQIDPLPIQDQTTEDLWSHSTYGEGILANAYAGLNTSYPITMDYYTDNAVPSQPGSNSLALGSWNVESSPIGNWGYTYDKIKYLNLYIENGADLIYSVSDKYRDSILKSNRLGEAYFLKAFYQAELLKNYAGKPEAGGSEVLGFPIVTKALEQGDDLDLPRNTYEECVAQIVQDCDAAIAILPLKYDGGADVFTGLNNRGRASGLAAMALKARVYLNAASPAYGPSTQALWERAATAAAEAIDASGGLTDLTPYNNFNDATSFDNIWIQPTYQGRGLESNYYPPSLFGSGQCNPSQNLVNIFPTADGYPIETSALYNAEDPYSNRDERFYRFIFFNGDVYNGTSIKTYIGGADAPGGLTQQGTRTGYYMKKLLSKTVKLDPSNTVNDIKFYVYLGKTELYLNFAEAANEAYGPDGNALGYSASDVMAKIRMRAGIDSNAGTPEYEDQYMLDQESAGTEAFRDFIQNNRRIELCFEGFRFWDIRRWNKALNHAIEGVEITRDLVNGDDYNYVNVENHTYQDYMIYAPLPYSQTLIMSNLKQNAGW from the coding sequence ATGAAACATAAAATATATTATTATTTAATTTTCGGTATCTTCTTGACCTCTTGTCAGATTGATCCCCTTCCAATACAGGATCAAACAACAGAAGATCTTTGGAGCCACTCAACCTATGGTGAAGGCATCTTAGCAAACGCTTATGCGGGTTTAAATACTAGCTACCCTATAACGATGGATTATTATACTGACAACGCCGTCCCTTCACAACCTGGCAGTAATTCACTAGCGCTAGGTAGCTGGAATGTAGAAAGTAGCCCTATTGGAAACTGGGGATATACTTACGATAAAATTAAGTATCTTAATTTATACATCGAAAATGGTGCAGATTTAATTTACAGTGTATCAGACAAATATAGAGACTCCATACTTAAATCGAATAGATTAGGAGAAGCCTATTTTTTAAAAGCTTTTTATCAAGCCGAATTGTTGAAAAACTATGCGGGCAAGCCTGAAGCGGGTGGATCTGAAGTTCTTGGCTTTCCTATTGTTACAAAAGCATTAGAGCAAGGCGACGACTTAGACCTTCCAAGAAACACCTATGAAGAATGCGTTGCTCAAATTGTGCAAGATTGCGATGCTGCAATTGCTATACTGCCTTTAAAGTATGACGGTGGCGCCGATGTATTTACTGGTTTAAACAATAGAGGAAGAGCTTCTGGGTTAGCTGCTATGGCGTTAAAAGCTAGAGTGTATTTAAATGCGGCGAGTCCTGCTTATGGACCTTCTACACAAGCCTTATGGGAACGCGCTGCTACTGCTGCCGCCGAGGCTATTGATGCGTCTGGCGGATTAACAGATTTGACACCTTACAATAACTTTAACGATGCTACAAGTTTTGATAACATTTGGATACAACCAACATATCAAGGTCGTGGTTTAGAAAGCAATTACTACCCTCCTTCTCTTTTTGGTAGTGGACAGTGTAATCCTTCTCAAAATTTAGTAAATATTTTTCCAACTGCCGATGGGTATCCTATTGAAACAAGTGCTTTATATAATGCAGAAGACCCTTATTCAAATCGAGATGAACGGTTTTACAGATTCATTTTCTTTAATGGTGATGTCTATAATGGTACCTCTATAAAAACATATATTGGTGGTGCAGATGCTCCTGGTGGTTTAACCCAACAAGGAACTCGAACTGGATATTATATGAAAAAGCTATTGAGCAAAACGGTAAAATTAGATCCTAGTAATACTGTAAATGATATTAAATTTTATGTATATCTTGGTAAAACTGAGCTTTATCTTAATTTTGCTGAAGCAGCTAACGAAGCATATGGTCCAGATGGTAATGCTTTAGGGTACTCTGCCTCAGATGTTATGGCAAAAATTAGAATGCGCGCTGGTATAGATTCAAACGCTGGTACTCCAGAATATGAAGACCAATACATGCTTGACCAAGAAAGTGCTGGAACAGAAGCATTCAGAGATTTTATCCAAAACAATAGACGTATTGAATTATGCTTTGAAGGCTTTAGGTTTTGGGATATTCGTAGATGGAATAAAGCACTTAACCATGCTATAGAAGGTGTTGAAATAACACGTGATTTGGTAAATGGGGATGATTATAACTACGTTAATGTAGAAAACCATACATATCAAGATTACATGATATATGCACCGTTGCCATACTCACAAACATTGATTATGAGTAATCTTAAACAAAATGCGGGCTGGTAA
- a CDS encoding DUF6055 domain-containing protein, protein MKRIPLFKIIITCFVLLCFSCSSSNGSDDPISESPETPETPETPDDTKITPPENFQYIFAEKPTTGKAVYIPNELKENDFDSNDSKWSYQRSASSDDIIVFWEKGFGQYPSKTSRTNLRVDINNLITMAEGFYTYYRDTMKFVTKGSSQTDNYRMIVMLLYQEEWLATGAGYDNVIGALWINPATTHGGAVIAHEFGHSFQYQVACDGKYGFRDQPYVGQFWEQCAQYMSWQQNNGDYVGELPYLLDNIHKNFSHEDIRYQSMYLQEYWKEKHGIDFLGKLWRNALKPEHPIQTYKRITEISQEVFNDEVFEYASKNITWDYPLGVYNKDYIKNLSIADQKNYQHVTVLETVGDGYYQISANQIPQPYGYNAIQLSVPVAGTSVSVDFDGLDGGYANVEGWRYGFVAVKEGDVPFYGTMERTKKGNASIIIPEGTKTLWLVVTGAPTEHVNHIWDDEPSNDQKFPYKVKFTNTALE, encoded by the coding sequence ATGAAACGAATACCTTTATTTAAAATAATCATTACATGCTTTGTTTTGCTATGCTTTTCTTGCTCATCTAGTAATGGTTCAGATGATCCTATAAGTGAATCTCCTGAAACACCTGAAACACCTGAAACACCTGATGACACAAAAATTACACCTCCCGAAAACTTTCAATATATTTTTGCAGAAAAACCAACTACTGGTAAAGCGGTCTATATACCAAATGAATTAAAAGAGAACGACTTTGACTCTAACGATAGCAAATGGAGTTATCAACGAAGTGCTTCATCTGATGATATTATTGTTTTTTGGGAAAAGGGTTTTGGACAATATCCTAGCAAAACCTCTAGAACAAACCTACGAGTAGACATCAATAATTTAATTACAATGGCTGAAGGCTTTTATACTTATTATCGTGACACCATGAAATTTGTAACAAAAGGAAGCTCGCAAACAGACAATTATAGAATGATTGTTATGTTGCTTTACCAAGAAGAATGGCTTGCCACAGGAGCTGGTTATGATAATGTGATTGGTGCATTATGGATAAATCCTGCAACAACACATGGAGGAGCGGTTATAGCTCATGAATTTGGGCATTCTTTTCAATATCAAGTGGCTTGCGATGGAAAATATGGTTTTAGAGACCAACCTTATGTTGGTCAGTTTTGGGAACAATGCGCACAATATATGTCTTGGCAACAAAATAATGGAGATTATGTAGGCGAACTACCTTATTTGTTAGATAATATTCATAAAAATTTTTCACATGAAGATATCAGATATCAATCTATGTATTTACAAGAATATTGGAAAGAAAAACATGGTATCGACTTTTTAGGGAAACTATGGAGAAATGCTTTAAAACCTGAACACCCTATCCAAACTTACAAAAGAATTACTGAAATTTCTCAAGAAGTCTTTAATGATGAAGTTTTTGAATACGCCTCTAAAAATATCACTTGGGATTATCCTTTAGGAGTTTATAATAAAGATTATATTAAAAATTTATCCATAGCAGATCAGAAAAACTATCAACATGTAACAGTATTAGAAACTGTTGGTGATGGCTATTATCAAATATCAGCAAATCAAATTCCGCAACCATACGGTTATAATGCAATTCAACTTAGTGTTCCAGTTGCAGGAACTAGTGTTTCTGTAGATTTTGATGGATTAGATGGTGGTTATGCTAATGTAGAAGGGTGGCGATATGGCTTTGTTGCCGTAAAAGAAGGAGACGTTCCTTTTTATGGCACCATGGAAAGAACTAAAAAAGGAAATGCTTCTATAATAATACCAGAGGGCACAAAAACATTATGGTTAGTTGTAACAGGAGCTCCAACAGAACATGTTAACCATATATGGGATGATGAACCATCTAATGACCAAAAATTCCCATATAAAGTAAAGTTTACGAATACAGCTCTTGAATAA
- a CDS encoding FG-GAP-like repeat-containing protein yields MKKFIPLYFKIKFIIMPIKTYQLKNKIIKHSVFIFILLFIIPCHYLKAQTFNRIESVAGLSILEENNGVAIADYNKDGFLDMFVVALGKDEDGISKSHSRLFKNNNDGTFTDATEASGLLLNLFPIEKDGTTYDKVFEGVKHGAFWGDYDNDGFPDLFMTNVYQIYLFHNQGNGTFKDVTDQAGLRVDSRCINTGATWFDYNKDGFLDLYISDWKGCDSNSFYTNNGDGTFTSQIDLFGNTEHKNSLMSIPFDFNNDGWMDLYLANDVINRTNDLFINQNGKGFTEEASKYGLNHARNDMGIAFGDYNNDGFFDMYITDVLMNPLLTNKGDNTFIDLALEQGVQSGGWSWDTVFADFDLDGDEDLLVLNGFEYKGHNSEKNIYFQNLHANGGSKFIDKSDSSNLGALTISVGAGVFDFDNDGDEDIFVTNADRPSYFYENTTTDFTNPTEELHWLKVNLQGTTSNRDAIGTKLVLKTNKNTLYRYYTGKSFLSQNLKSVHFGLANATQIQELKIIWPSGKIETFTNLPIDKTINFIEGSNYSVSSNQPSIKNYGCMDPNACNFNPYATISSGNCIYLETQSEIYGNSDVLQSSTESYSYPPQSGNTIAWNVSGGTIIDGENTNTIKIKWGTGTIGTITIIEKNDYCSSQGVNLNISLKSSSDPNPFINKKSVARLWNEALLEAIRKDYARPTVHARNLFHTSIAMYDAWAIYDANAKLYLIGNNVHGFLNKFDGFQSSEPLIESRDKTISYAAYRLLKYRFRNSPNVDITMKQLDDLMKGLNYSISDTSTDYSTGNPIALGNYIAQSIIDYGHTDGSNELNNYSNQYYTPTNPALPLNNPDNNSDLVINPNRWQPLSFNTFIDQSGNLIEGSTPTFLGPEWGNVKPFNLNESEKTIYQRSGNNYLVYDDPGSPPLLDISSSTASSDAYKWGFSLVSIWSSHLDPHDNVMWDVSPKSIGNINFESLPNDIQNYNDFYQVEKGGDISVGHTINPYTQAPYKEQIVPRGDYTRVLAEFWADGPDSETPPGHWFTILNYVNDHELFIKKWHGTGDKLDNLEWDVKSYFTLAGTMHDCAIAAWGIKGWYDYIRPISAIRFMAELGQSSDPSKTNYNVAGIPLKEGYIETIEDGDPLAGNSNENIGKIKVYAWKGHDYIHDANTDEAGVGWILAQNWWPYQRPSFVTPPFAGYVSGHSTYSRAAAEVMTLITGNEYFPGGLGEFIAKKDDFLVFEKGPSTDVILQWATYRDASDQCSLSRIWGGIHPPADDIPGRKIGEKIGQNDFYFANDYFKGKLTNNNLQNIVYPNPIKKSLDEFSITNTKLSDEFNLFDINGRHIVLLDKFYSESTRITTFKFPKTMSSGIYLLKINNITKKLVLDN; encoded by the coding sequence ATGAAAAAATTCATTCCGCTTTATTTTAAAATCAAATTTATTATAATGCCAATTAAAACTTATCAACTAAAAAATAAAATAATAAAACATTCAGTTTTTATATTTATTTTACTTTTTATAATCCCTTGTCATTATTTAAAAGCTCAAACTTTTAATAGAATTGAATCTGTCGCTGGACTTAGCATTTTAGAAGAAAATAATGGTGTAGCCATAGCAGATTATAATAAAGATGGATTTCTTGATATGTTTGTTGTGGCTTTAGGCAAAGATGAAGATGGTATAAGCAAAAGTCATAGTAGGTTATTCAAAAACAATAATGATGGTACTTTTACAGATGCTACAGAAGCATCTGGGCTATTGTTGAATTTATTTCCCATTGAAAAAGACGGAACGACATATGATAAAGTTTTTGAAGGCGTAAAACACGGCGCTTTTTGGGGTGATTACGATAATGACGGCTTCCCCGATTTATTTATGACTAATGTTTATCAAATTTATCTTTTTCATAACCAAGGAAATGGCACTTTTAAAGATGTAACAGACCAAGCTGGCTTAAGAGTAGACAGTCGATGTATTAATACTGGAGCTACTTGGTTTGATTATAATAAAGATGGCTTCTTAGATTTATATATTTCTGATTGGAAAGGATGTGATAGTAATAGTTTTTATACAAATAATGGCGATGGAACATTCACCAGTCAAATTGATTTATTTGGAAATACAGAACATAAGAACTCCTTAATGAGTATACCGTTCGATTTTAATAATGATGGTTGGATGGACTTATATCTTGCTAATGATGTAATAAATAGAACTAACGATTTATTTATAAATCAAAATGGGAAAGGCTTCACCGAAGAAGCTAGTAAATATGGATTAAACCATGCTCGAAATGATATGGGAATTGCATTTGGAGACTATAATAATGATGGCTTTTTTGATATGTATATTACAGATGTCTTAATGAATCCTTTATTAACAAATAAAGGTGACAACACATTTATTGATTTAGCACTAGAACAAGGTGTACAATCTGGTGGATGGTCTTGGGATACTGTTTTTGCTGATTTCGACTTAGATGGGGATGAAGATTTATTGGTACTTAATGGTTTCGAATATAAGGGGCATAACTCTGAAAAAAATATCTATTTTCAAAACTTACATGCTAATGGTGGCTCTAAATTTATTGATAAATCAGACAGTTCTAATTTAGGAGCATTAACTATTAGTGTTGGTGCCGGAGTTTTCGATTTTGACAATGATGGTGATGAAGATATTTTTGTAACCAATGCAGACAGACCTTCTTATTTCTATGAAAATACTACAACCGACTTTACTAACCCTACTGAAGAATTGCATTGGTTAAAAGTTAATTTGCAAGGAACAACTTCTAACAGAGATGCTATCGGAACCAAATTAGTCTTAAAAACAAACAAAAATACATTGTACAGATATTATACTGGCAAATCGTTTTTATCACAAAATTTAAAATCTGTTCATTTTGGGTTAGCAAATGCTACACAAATTCAAGAATTAAAAATAATTTGGCCTTCAGGAAAAATTGAAACATTCACTAATTTACCAATAGATAAAACCATTAATTTTATAGAAGGGTCTAATTATAGCGTTTCATCAAATCAACCTAGTATCAAAAACTATGGATGTATGGATCCTAACGCATGTAATTTCAATCCTTATGCCACCATAAGTTCCGGAAATTGTATATATCTTGAAACACAATCTGAAATCTATGGAAATAGTGATGTATTACAATCTAGCACAGAATCTTACTCTTATCCACCACAATCGGGAAATACTATTGCATGGAACGTTTCTGGGGGTACCATTATAGACGGAGAAAACACAAACACTATAAAAATAAAATGGGGAACGGGTACAATAGGTACAATAACAATTATTGAAAAAAATGATTATTGCTCTAGCCAGGGCGTTAACCTAAATATTTCATTAAAATCTTCCTCAGATCCAAATCCATTCATAAATAAAAAATCTGTTGCCAGATTATGGAATGAAGCTTTACTGGAAGCAATTAGAAAAGATTATGCACGACCTACTGTACATGCTAGAAACCTTTTCCATACAAGTATCGCTATGTATGACGCTTGGGCTATATATGATGCGAATGCAAAACTATATCTTATTGGAAACAATGTGCATGGATTTTTAAACAAGTTTGACGGTTTTCAATCATCAGAACCCCTTATAGAATCGAGAGATAAAACAATAAGCTATGCGGCATATAGGCTATTAAAATATCGTTTTAGAAATTCCCCTAATGTAGATATAACGATGAAGCAATTAGATGATTTAATGAAAGGTTTGAATTATAGTATTAGTGACACATCTACAGATTATTCTACTGGAAACCCTATCGCATTAGGAAATTATATAGCACAATCTATAATTGATTATGGGCATACAGACGGATCAAACGAGTTAAATAATTATAGCAATCAGTATTACACACCAACAAATCCTGCATTGCCACTAAACAATCCAGATAATAATAGTGACCTAGTAATTAACCCTAACAGATGGCAGCCTTTAAGCTTTAACACCTTTATAGATCAAAGTGGTAATCTAATTGAAGGATCAACCCCTACTTTTTTGGGTCCTGAATGGGGGAATGTAAAACCTTTTAACTTAAATGAATCAGAAAAGACAATCTATCAAAGATCAGGAAATAACTACCTTGTTTATGATGATCCTGGTAGTCCACCCCTACTCGATATATCATCATCAACAGCTTCGAGCGATGCCTATAAATGGGGTTTCTCTTTAGTTTCTATTTGGAGTTCTCATCTAGACCCTCATGATAATGTGATGTGGGATGTATCTCCAAAGTCTATTGGAAACATTAATTTTGAGTCACTACCTAATGATATACAAAATTATAATGATTTCTATCAAGTTGAGAAAGGTGGCGATATTAGCGTAGGTCATACCATAAACCCCTATACACAAGCTCCATACAAAGAACAAATAGTTCCTAGAGGTGATTACACTAGAGTTTTGGCTGAATTTTGGGCAGATGGTCCTGATTCAGAAACACCGCCTGGACATTGGTTTACTATACTTAACTATGTAAATGATCATGAGTTGTTTATTAAAAAGTGGCATGGAACAGGAGATAAATTAGACAATTTAGAATGGGATGTAAAATCTTATTTCACATTAGCAGGTACTATGCACGATTGCGCAATTGCTGCATGGGGCATTAAAGGCTGGTATGATTATATAAGACCTATTTCGGCCATTCGTTTTATGGCAGAATTAGGACAAAGCTCAGATCCTTCAAAAACAAATTATAATGTAGCTGGCATTCCTTTAAAAGAAGGTTATATAGAAACCATTGAAGATGGTGATCCATTGGCTGGAAACTCCAACGAAAACATTGGTAAAATTAAAGTATATGCGTGGAAAGGACATGACTATATTCATGATGCTAATACAGACGAAGCTGGTGTTGGTTGGATATTAGCACAAAATTGGTGGCCTTACCAACGACCATCATTTGTAACACCTCCATTTGCAGGTTATGTTTCTGGACACTCAACCTATTCTAGAGCAGCAGCAGAAGTCATGACACTAATTACAGGAAATGAATACTTTCCTGGTGGTCTGGGCGAATTCATCGCAAAAAAAGATGATTTTTTAGTTTTTGAGAAAGGTCCTTCAACAGATGTTATACTGCAATGGGCAACATATCGCGATGCTTCAGACCAATGCAGTCTTTCTAGAATATGGGGAGGTATACACCCACCTGCAGACGACATACCTGGCAGAAAAATTGGTGAAAAAATTGGACAAAATGATTTTTATTTTGCCAATGATTATTTTAAAGGAAAGCTAACTAACAACAATTTGCAAAACATTGTATACCCAAATCCTATTAAAAAATCTTTAGACGAATTTTCTATTACGAATACAAAATTATCTGATGAGTTTAATCTTTTCGATATTAATGGAAGACATATCGTTTTATTAGATAAATTCTATTCAGAATCAACAAGAATAACAACCTTCAAATTTCCAAAAACCATGTCATCTGGAATTTATCTTTTAAAAATAAATAATATCACAAAAAAACTAGTCTTAGACAACTAG